GGAAGTTTATTTCACATTGGTCAGATAACTCTCATGGCATCTTTTCTCAATTATAGTTTCTTAATTAGCATATTTGAGCTGAGATGGCCCAATTCCATTCGTTTGTGTTGTGATTGTAGCTTGTGACATTTTTTACTCTTCTTGTGGAAGCTTAGGGAACCATAATTCTTCTATTTTGTTAGTAACCCTTAAGCATTACAGCTTTTTATTATGTGTCTTGTTAAAAGTTTTGCATGGTTGCTAGGGAGTCAGACCAGTGCAAAGCCCTGCCTTCAGGGAGCCTAGTTAGAGTTCCTTCTCCACTCGTTCTGTGTTGACCTGAGTAATCTGCAGCAGTCTCCTCTTCCTCTGGTATCCCGAATCTCTCCACTTCAGTGTCGAGGGGGACCCCAAGCACAGCATAGTCAGCCGCCCCCCCAGACACCAGCTGTGGCCTCGGAGCCGGTAGCCTTGAGCTCTCAAACATCAGAAGCAGTTGAGAGTGAAGTGCCTCCTCGGGAGCCTATGGAGGCAGAAGAAGTGGAGGAGCGTGCCTCAGCCCAGAGCCCGGAACTCACCCCTTCTGGCCCAGCCCCAGTGGGCCCAGCACCTGCCCCAGAGACAAATGCACCCAAGTGAGAACCAGAGGGACCCTCTGGGAGAGTGGTTGGGAGTCCTAAGTGAAGTGTGAGAACCAGGAAGGGGATGATAGGAGAAGAGAATTGCTGGGCAGTCTTACCTCTGGGGTTAGCATGGCAGGGCAGAGAGAGTTCCGGACCAGCTGAATGAGGTTGGGGCTGGCAGTTGAGCCAGAAGCTCTTCTCTCGGCTGAGGAAATACAGATGCTGTTTCCTGAGCCCAATCAAGGTTCTCTCCCCTGAGTTCACATAGATTATGTTCCTTTCTGAGAGTTAAGTTTCTTGCCATCGTAGGGATGGGATTGTGCGGCAAGAAAGACAGAcgcaattatttttcttcttgtcttcccGTGGGTGCAGGTGAAGGATAGGTGTTCTGCTAGTGCTAGAAGGGATGGGGCCAGAGGTCTGGGAGGCTGCAGGGGGACAGGGCAGGTGTAGTCTGTCAGCTTGGAGGTTGGGGATCTAAGGAAGGCCTCGGCTCACTGCCTCTTGGGGTTGCCCACAGTCATCCTTCCCCTGCGGAGTATGTCGAAGTGCTTCAGGAGCTACAGCGGCTtgagagccgccttcagcccttcTTGCAGCGCTACTACGAGGTTCTGGGTACTGCTGCCACCACGGACTACAACAATAACGTGAGTGccacccaccccctcacccccagttGTGTCCCACATGGAACAGGCAGAAATACATCTAACcctttcttccaaaaaaatacTGTCTGCAACAAAACAGTTCTATAGACTTGTGAGTAAATGACGTGTTCTTTTGTATAGGGAAGGTGATGATCTTTGCGTAAATCTACTGTTTCTGTCTCTTGATTCCTTGATTCAATTACTCAGGAAGCTTAGGTAGAGTGAGGGAGATTAGTAGATGATGCTGTACTGATTTTCTGTAAGGCCTGTTGTAATAGGGAACTTTCTGCGTATTCGATATAGAAGTTATTTGCCGAGACCGGTCTACCTGGAACCTTCCAAGGCTATAGCTGAAGGTATAGAGATAGAGAGTATGGGGCTTTTCAAGGGTGTTACCTGCTTTTGTCGTCAAAGTTTATTGCAACCTAATATGTCTTGCTTTCTTGTCCTCGGCCCTGGGGGTTACAGCAGGAGGGCCGAGAAGAGGACCAGCGCTTGATCAACTTAGTGGGGGAGAGCCTGCGGCTGCTGGGTAACACTTTCGTGGCGCTGTCTGACCTGCGCTGCAATCTGGCCTGTGCGCCCCCACGACACCTGCATGTGGTCCGGCCCATGTCTCACTACACTACCCCCATGGTGCTTCAGCAAGCAGCCATTCCCATCCAGGTGGGTCCAGGGAGCCTTGGAGGGATGGCGCATGACCCAGAGTAGCTGTCAGGCTTGAATTGAGAAGGGGTAGAGACCTCGGAAACACAAAGTGGTGGAGAACGGGGAGACTGCAGCAGTATACCTCGGGATGCTCTGGGTTAAGCTcttgttttacttatttctgaCTTCTGTATCTGTCTCTTCCAGATCAATGTGGGAACCACTGTGACCATGACGGGGAATGGGACTCGGCCCCCCCCAACTGCCAATGCGGAGGCAGCTCCCCCTGGTCCTGGGCAGGCCTCGTCCCTGGCTCCCACTTCTACCACTGTCGAGTCTTCAACCGAGGGGGCTCCCCCGCCAGGGCCAGCTCCCCCCCCAACCACCAGTCACCCGAGGGTCATCCGAATTTCCCACCAGAGCGTGGAACCCGTGGTCATGATGCACATGAATATCCAAGGTGAATGAGGGTTGGTTGTCGGTAGAGAAGAGCAGCACGATGTGGGAGGTGGGTTGGCACAGAGATGTGAGAGAGCGAGGGTGGGGATGGAGCAGAGGAACCAGGACAGAAGCTTGAGTGCACATGTgctgggaagggcaggagggactGCTTGTCCCTGCAGGTTTGTTTGCGTGGCGAAGGGAGTGCTTCCTCCCTTCTAGGTGGAGGGAAAAGCGGGCTTTCTCATGGGGACGGTAGGGGCCAGCAGGATGCTGGTCACAGGAGGATGTGGTTAAGCCTTGGTGCCACCTGCCTCAGggccactctctctgtctccctgctcagATTCCGGCACACAGCCTGGTGGAGTTCCGAGTGCTCCCACTGGCCCCCTAGGACCCCCTGGTCATGGCCAGACCCTGGGTAAGAGTGAGGGTATCAGAGCAGGCAAGCTCTGGGTAGAGAAGGGGTAGGGCCGACTGGGTGGGTTGAAGGGGGTCCAGGTTCAAGGTTACATCAGACCCGCCccccaggctccaccctcatccagctgccctccctgccccctgagTTCATGCACGCCGTCGCCCACCAGATCACTCATCAGGCCATGGTGGCAGCTGTTGCCTCCGCGGCCGCAGGTAATAACCCGGAAGGGGAAGCTTGGGAGGTGGGGCACGGTCCATGGTGGCGGGTGCTGTCGGCTAGCAGGCCAGGGCCCGGCCCTCAGCCCTCTTCGGTCTCCCCTCTGCCACCCACAGGACAACAGGTGCCAGGCTTCCCTACGGCTCCGACCCGGGTGGTGATTGCCCGGCCCACCCCTCCACAGGCTCGGCCTTCCCATCCTGGGGGGCCCCCCGTCTCGGGTACTCTAGTGAGTAAGGATGGAGGAGCTCTCGTTGGGGGGAGTCTGGGGAAAGAATCCTCGTGGGGAATGGGCAGGGCAGGACTGAAAGCTGTTTCTGTCTCCCTCCAGCAGGGCTCCGGGCTAGGTACCAATGCTTCTCTGGCCCAGATGGTGAGCGGCCTTGTGGGGCAGCTCCTGATGCAGCCTGTTCTGGTGGGTGAGTCCTTGTTCTTGCCCGTCTCAACCTGAAGGGATGTCCACCACCCTGGAGGCCGGTGCTCCTCAGTCTCCTGACGAGCGCTTCCCAGTTTTCTCCACAGATCCTTTTTCCTTGCCTTCCTGTTGACAAGACCAGGATGAGATGCTGTGGTGTCTCGTTTCTCTACAGAGTTCAACTTTTCTCTTTTGGTCTCTCCAGCTCAGGGGACCCCAGGAATGGCTCCACCTCCAGCCCCTGCCACTGCTTCAGCTAGTGCCGGCACTACCAACACCGCTACCACAGCTGGCCCTGCTCCCGGGGGGCCTGCCCAGCCTCCTCCCCCTCAGCCCTCGGCCGCCGACCTGCAGTTCTCTCAGCTCCTGGGGAACTTGCTGGGGCCAGCAGGGCCTGGGGCCGGCGGGCCTGGCATGGCTTCTCCCACCATCACCGTGGCCATGCCCGGCGTCCCCGCCTTTCTACAGGGCATGACTGACTTTCTGCAGGTGAGTTGCTGGCTTGCTCTTTGGCTCCCCCCCACACCTGCTGGTCCAGCCAGGTGCTGGTGCCTTGTTTCTGTGATGTTGCTGCTGGGCTACGGTCCCTGGTGGCCTGTCGatgggagggagccctgggaccTCATTGATTCCAATTCCCCACCTATCCCCATTtgggagaagcagcagctgaGGCTATGAGGACATAGTACTTGGCATTGCTGTTTTGTAACCTAATGCGTTcagggggagaggggctggagccCCACCTAAGTCTGCTGCTATGTCACCACATGTGTTCATTCTGCTCCAGGGAGGAAAGACCACAGTGGGGCTCTCCTGTTGGGCTTCTCTCAGCCTGTGCCTTTCTGGTGTCTCGTCCCCGTTTTCACCTTGTCTTCTGTTGTGTGTTCTCTGTTTGCCAGGCAGCACAGAcagcccctccacccccgccgccgccgccgcccccgcccccagcaccgGAGCAGCAGACTGTGCCCCCACCAGGGTCCCCTTCTGGTGGCACAGGGAGTCCTGGAGGCCTGGGTCTTGAGAGCCTTTCACCGGAGTTTTTTACATCTGTGGTGCAGGGTGTGCTGAACTCCCtgctgggctccctgggggcGCGGGCCGGCAGCAGTGAGAGCATCGCTGCTTTCATCCAGCGCCTCAGCGGATCCAGTAACATCTTCGAGCCTGGGGCAGATGGGGCCCTCGGTGAGCCATCGAGGGTGCCTTGGTCttctccagggaggggaggggaggggaggttgaTGACCTTTGTCAAGGAGTGTTGCTGGAGCTGGATGAGGTCGATGGGTTGGTGGTGCACAGGCAGGGCAGGGGGTAAAGGCCACTGCTGACTTCAGCCCCTGTCCCTAGGATTCTTCGGGGCCCTGCTTTCTCTTTTGTGCCAGAACTTTTCCATGGTAGACGTGGTGATGCTTCTTCACGGCCATTTCCAGCCACTGCAGCGGCTCCAGCCCCAGCTGCGGTCCTTTTTCCACCAGCACTACCTGGGTGGCCAAGAGCCCACACCCGGTAACATACGGGTAAATGAAGGCCGGGGGCCGCCGCATGCTCCTCTTCAGCTTCTCTTTCTTGACTCCACTCTGTCACCTAAAGTGCCGATCGCTCCAGCCTGAGCCCTGCACTTactggaggtggaggggagggcatGTCTCACAGGCCAGGGTGGGGGATCTGAACTCCTGCTGTTTTGCCCTTAGACGGCGACCCACACATTGATCACGGGGCTGGAAGAATACGTGCGGGAGAGTTTCGTGAGTTCCTCATCTCCCGGGGGGCCGGGGTAGCTGCTGTTCCTCCCACCGCCTCGGAGCGAATGTAGTCTTCCAGGCTCCCTGATTTGGGGGTCTCCGTGTGTCTTGGTTTTCAGTCTTTGGTGCAGGTTCAGCCTGGTGTGGACATCATCCGGACCAACCTGGAGTTTCTCCAGGAGCAGTTCAACAGCATTGCTGCTCATGTGCTGCACTGCACAGGTGAGGGCGGCCAGGCGCACAGGGCTGGGGGTGCGAGGCGCGGGGTGCCAGCTGCCAGCATCCCCACCTCTTATCTTGTCCACAGATAGTGGATTTGGGGCCCGTTTGTTGGAGTTGTGTAACCAGGGCCTGTTTGAGTGCCTGGCCCTCAACCTGCACTGCTTGGGGGGCCAGCAGATGGAACTCGCTGCTGTCATCAATGGCCGGATAGTAAGCACCGCGCAGCCCCCGGGCCTTTGTTCTCTCTGCTGTCCTGCAGTTCTTGTTTTGCCTTCTCCAAATTGCTGTCCTTTACCTTTTGATACTTTTCAAAAGCTGGTTGAAGGTGTTGTGTTCCAAGGCTGCTTTCTGCCCTCAGCGTCGCATGTCTCGTGGGGTGAACCCGTCCCTGGTGAGCTGGCTGACCACTATGATGGGGCTGAGGCTTCAGGTGGTTCTGGAGCACATGCCTGTGGGCCCCGATGCCATCCTCAGATACGTCCGCAGGGTTGGCGACCCACCCCAGGTAAGGGCCTGGATGGGCAGTGTGGTCAGGGGACTTGCAGGGACGGGAGAGGCTTGAGAAGGCCTTTTGTGCTCTTCTGCTTTTTTGTCCAATTTCCTAGCCACTTCCTGAGGAGCCGATGGAAGTTCAGGGATCAGAGAGGACTTCTCCTGAGCCTCAGGTACCAGGGAGAGGTTGAGGGGCCAGATAAGGTGGCGGGGAGGGCTGAGGGTGGaagggctggaggctggggatgCTGAAGCCCATGTTTTCCCGCTCCAACTTGCAGCGGGAGAATGCCTCCCCGGCCCCAGGAACAACGGCAGAAGAGGCCATGTCTCGAGGGCCTCCTCCTGCACctgagggcggcggcggcggcggctcccgtGAAGAGCAGGACGGAGCTGCAGCCGAGACTGAGCCTTGGGCAGCTGCCGTCCCCCCAGTAAGTGTCGGGAGGAGAGCTGGAGCACCAGGGATAGCTGGACGTGGCGCCAGCTCCTCGTCCTCTTTCCCTCCACAGGAGTGGGTCCCGATTATCCAGCAGGACATTCAGAGCCAGCGGAAAGTGAAGCCGCAGCCCCCCTTGAGCGATGCCTACCTCAGTGGTATGCCTGCCAAGAGACGCAAGGTTGGTCTGCCTCTTCCCTGAGGATCTCGATTCATCCAGTTCCCCCCGGGTGGTTAGAATCAGACTAGTTAGAGCTGGAAGGACTTCTTCCTACTTTTGTCCTATCACTTATGGGGTGAGGAAACCTTCCTGGGACTTGATTTGCTCGTGGTGGTTGCGGCACACCCTCACGCTAGCATATGCCAGCAGTGTGGTCGTCCCTCAACAGCCTGACTCCCCTGTGTGGCGAGGGCCTGCTTCCTCACAGGCGGCTTCCTCTCACTGACTAGCCGAGTGCCGATGGCTCCACTTACCCTGTCCTTCTCGTATTGAAGAGTGAGTCCAGGATGCGCAAGTGTCGTGTTTTGGTCAGAGCCAGATAAAATTAGGGAGGTGTTTTTGCCGGCAGAACCACTCGTGAACTAGTTCCCTTCTCTCCACTAGCTTAGAAACTCAGTGGTTGGCTCCTGGAAAGGGTGAGCTGGGTGGTTGGCACTGGATCTGACGTCGATCCTCTTTTCCCTCCCGACCCCCTGTCCCCCAGACGATGCAGGGTGAGGGCCCCCAGCTGCTTCTCTCAGAGGCCGTGAGCCGGGCAGCTAAGGCAGCCGGAGCTCGGCCCCTGACGAGCCCCGAGAGCCTGAGCCGGGACCTGGAGGCACCAGAGGTTCAGGAGAGCTACAGGCAGCAGGTGCCCCCACCTTGAAGCAGAATAGGGATGGTGTAGTGGGAGGGGTCGGGCTAGGGCctctcttttctaatttcttcagaGACTAACTGGTCAGTCTGGGGCTACTACGTGATATTTTGAAGTTTTCCCCTAGTGGCATCTGGGAAGGCTCAGTGATGCCGTATTCGGCTTCTGACAGCGTGGCTGGTGGGAAGCGCTAGCTCCTAGGGGATGGCCTCGCGTGCTTGCTGGGATCCTAGGGCCCTGGCCGGTGCCCCTCCaacctgcttgttctctctctctagctccgGGCTGATATACAGAAGCGACTGCAGGAAGACCCCAACTACAGCCCCCAGCGCTTCCCTAATGCCCACCGGGCCTTCACTGATGATCCCTAGCTGTTTGCTCTTTGGCCCTCCCTCATCAGGGGAccatttcccccatcttccttcACAGTATTTAAGGAATAAAAGTCAGATTTTCCTGGCTCTTTTGTCTCGGAGTTTTCCTAAGTAATCTAAATACTTGTCTTCTCTAAGTTGTCTAAAATGAGTAATAGTCCCTAGAAACCCAGCTGTGTAAGACCGCTGTCAACCTTGCCGAGTAAGGAGCTGCACGCTACCACATATTCATTGCTCGTGTAGCACAATGCTGACAAGCAGCCCAGCCCAGTGGTTTTCAGAACACACTTTCATGCAAAAGCGTTTTACATGTAAACGAAATGGAGTTCAGAGATGGACAAAAGTGGTTTCAGTGAAAAACGATTTCTAAGCAGCTGCAGACTTCACACACTCTTGGCATGACTTGCAGAGTGACTGGTAGAACTCTGCTGCAGCCACAGCAGCTTTAAAGGCACGTCCTCTCATTTGCAGCTGGAACAAAACCATGAGGAGGCTGCAAATTCTTTGCTGCTCCCTCCTGAGACACACGCCTGCTTGCAGTCCCGTTCCCGTTGGCTAGCTTAGTGCTGGGCTGAGACTGTGTGGCAGAAGCCACACTAAGGCCAGGTCATAGGCTTCACAGTTTCCGCTGGGACCTCTTGGAACACTAACTCGGACGTAGCAGGCCCTGGGACtctaccaccttttttttttttttaatattttatttattcatgagagacacagagagagaggcagacacaggcaaaggaagaagcaggctccatgccgggagcctgatgcgggactccatcctgggactccaggatcacgccctgggccaaaggcaggcactaaaccactgagccacccagggatctccgggACTCTACCACCTTGCTGGACAAACCAGACACTGGTTGACAACCCAGTGGGATTTTTTCTACCCTTGAGATAAACACAAGAGCCCCAGACACACGACGGTAGACCTGTGGCACCAGCCTAGCCACCAGCTGCAGACTGGTAGCCAGCAGACCTCACTCAATGGCATACGAATCATTCACCAGTGAAGGCCAGCTCTAATTCCCAGCCCGTGAGACTTCAATATACAACAGAACAGATTTGAGACCGCTTGTTAAAACATCATTGGGGGGAGTAAATTCCCTAAAACCTCTCTACAGATCCCTGAGCACTATACTGCCAGAAGAGATCAAAAACCAACCCATCCCCAAAATCattccagaaattttttttaatccttttattactcttttttaacAAACGGCCCCAGGGATAGGGGaccaggggaggggggtggaggggaagcgAGGCCCCAGCCCCacaacccctccccacccaccccattcccccttatatatttataatctatatacaagccccggggggtggggggcaaggggaaCTCCCTCAGCGGGATGGGGGCAATCCAGGCTCCTTGTCCCCTCGGGACCCAGGCTCCTCTGCCCGTCGGGAAGGCCCCTCTCGAGAAGGTGGCCCCGTCCGCTCCCAGGGCTTCGGCATCCAGCGCAGGGCATCTGGTGGAGAGGCCTGGGGAACAGGCACATGTGCAAAAATAAGTCCTACTGGGATGCCAGGGATGGAAAGACAGGAATTCAGATGGTAACTCTTGGATTCAGACTTGGGGCCACAGGGGTCTTTCCTTCACCTGCTGGTAGAGGTCGATGCGCTGGGTGCGGAAGACTCCACTGTAGGTAGAAGGCGGGGCCTTGAGACGGGAATTCAGGCCAGAGAAGGACCTAAAGGAGAAGGGTGTCTGAGGCAAGCCTAACCTGCTCCCTGGTCCCCTAAGAAAGCCATATGGATGGGTAATCTGCATCCCCACACCCTCCTCTTGCCTTCCAGATGGGGGAGTACGTGATGATCCAGGTCCTGCAAGGTTGCTGCTCAGTTTCCGATAATCCTGGAAGGGCTTTAGTTCCACTGGGTgcagctgaaagaaaaaaaaattcatgagccTCCTGCCTTTCAACCCAATTGATCCTGAGATACTGAATCCCCACGCCTAGCTCTTGGGAGATCCCTAACACTTCAGTTCCTGTACCTTACCTCTGCTCGCCCCAAGCTAGGGGCAAAAGGTCTCGCAGGTGAAGGCAGCACCCGAGTAGCAGGAGCAGGTGGGGGTCGTACAGCCAGGCTGGGGGGCTGCAGAGCAGGGCCCACAGGTAACAGAGAAAGGGGCGGTGGGGCAGGAGGTGGCGCTGGTGGCAGGGAGCCAAAGTTCACCACAGGCAGCTGTGAGTCCACCATGGGTAGAAGCATCTACAATAAGAAATACAGGTGATGAGGGAGGGGTGTCgagggcaggaaagaatatcagaaaaccaaaaatacaatCAGACAAATAAACCAGAGATTGAATAGAGAAACAGAATGAAGGGTGAGTGGCAGGACAAAAGTTACCTGCTGGGCAGGGGCCCCTGAGGGGAGGAAGCCACTTTGGCCACTGGGTTGCAGAGGAGTAGAATAAAAATCCGAAGGGGATGGCAGATCCTGGCGCACCTGCTGGGGACAACAGGGAGCAATGTCAACTGCCCCAAAAGCATCCCCCCGCCACCCCTAACCCCCCAAAAGCCCAGCACCTGCCCATCTCTCACCTGAAGCAAAGGTGGGTCGGGCAAAGGGCTGGGGCAGAAAGCTGGAGAGTACAGGAAGGAAGGTGGAGGGTACAGGATTCCTCCAGCTGGCAACTTCCCCAGCTCTGTTGCTTGCAGTGCAGAGAAATCCAAAAACTGGCCCTTGACAGCTACCCCAGAAAGCAGTGCTGAGGGGGGCGCTGGGCCCGGGGGGAGGTACAGGGGCTGTGATCTGAAGGGAGGCAAAATTTAGGTGCAGAGGAAGGAGTCAGGAAGCCCGAATCACTTACTCCTTTGTTCTGAGCTAAAAGTCTACCAGCTTCTGGTACCCCTGAAACAGGCCTCCCCACTGAAACACAGTTCATTTCCTTCTGAGATCCACAGGCATCCAATCTTACCTGTAAGGGTGAAGAGAGGGTGTCCCAGGACGAAAACCTCCATTGTTGGGATGTAACTGAGAGTCTATGGCTCCTCCCGAGACCTGCGGGAGGGGCAAGGCTGGAATAGCTCCAGTTTTTCTGGTCAAGAAAAGACTGCCCACCCCACCTACTACAGTAAAagcaagaagcaaaacaaaactataaatgtTTTACAACTACACAAATTGGAAGATTGGATTTTGAGGGACAGCAGGCAGAAGGGGTTCATGGGATAGGAAGCAGGCAGGTCACTTACCTGGGAAACGGGAGGCCCGGGACTGCTATAGAAGACCTCTGGGTACAAGCGCTGGCCTGAGGAGCTGGGCTCTGGGCCACAGTGCCCAGAGCCCAGGTTCTTGGATTGTGGCTCAGCCGAGGCAGAAGCACTGGGGAGCAGCTCCCAGTCTCGGGATATGGGGATGGCCTGTAAAGAAACCTGGTCAGAAGCAAAGTCAGCTTCCCTGACGTCCATCGAGGTCACACCGAGCCATCATCTCCATAACTGAAGACCTTTCCACCAAGCTCTCATTGTCCCACTCACCTCGGTAACTGATGCTGCTAGCTCCTTCTCTGCTTTTAAACTGTCTCCTACCACTAGGCGCAACTCTGAGTCCTGTGGTAGTGATGCAAAGGAGATCATTCTGTGGTTCAAGATGCATATCCTCCACATCCCACCTCCAATCCTTTCCTCCTCTCCACCCAAGGTGCTCAGATCCTGCCCATGCACACCTTGTCACTGGTGCCAAACTGGACGGGGGGACCAGGTCGATGGGATGGCCGGAGGGAGCCAGTCTCTGGGCCTCGGTCTGTACGTTGCAATCGTTCTGTGCCAATGGGGCCGGGGGGCAGAGGCTGCTCCCGGGGCAGCTCCTGGGTTGGGGAAGTAAAGGAAATTTGGGCAAATGAAGGAATGTCCAGGACACACAAgaacaggaaggaggagaaaaacatAAGGCCAAATTCAGAGTCTCAAGAATAttcctcttttatcttttttttttttttttttttttttttttacctttctgtcCCCATCATGGGGAGCAGGTGGCCGTCTCCTAGGAGGTTCAGAGGGTTCAGAGCCAGGTGGACCCTCACCAGGAACAGCATTCAGGGATGAGGGGCCTCCAGGCCGCTTGGGAggcccctctgctgcccccttGAGTCCTCCATCAGGGGAACTTCGCTGGCTGCAGGGACCTGATGACACCTGAGAATCCCCACTCAGGTCCACCCCACTGTCAGACTGACTCATctgagaggagggagaaggaatcaGTTAAGTCAAGGTGGAAAGCACCCTAATACCTGACTGATGTTTGACAAATAACACAACTACGTGACTGCATAGCCCGGACACCCAGAACAGGTGGAGAAGAATCCCAGCTCTGATACTCCCTCCCATTGTCACTTACTTCTGTTCCAGCCACATCCTCGAAAGGGCTCAGGGGTTCCATCCAGGGTTCCAGGGAGCCAGGCCGGTAACTATTCCGGGTAGTGGCTGGGAAGAGGACCAGACAGAAGTGAGAGACCATCCCGAGGCTGCCCTCTTGGCCCTCTGACAGAGCCCTTCCCCTGCTACCACTCCATCTTACCAGTATGTAAACGGTTCCAGATGTGTGGGGTCAGGGCCTCTGTCCCTGTATCTCTGCACTCTCCCTGAGGGCCTGGGCCCTCAGGCTTGGGGCCCAAGAAACCAGAGCTATGAGAAGGTGGCAAAGATTCCTAAAGGTGAGGAAAGccagaaacaaaacatg
The Canis aureus isolate CA01 chromosome 7, VMU_Caureus_v.1.0, whole genome shotgun sequence genome window above contains:
- the BAG6 gene encoding large proline-rich protein BAG6 isoform X18 — protein: MEPTDSTSTTSSMEEPDSLEVLVKTLDSQTRTFIVGAQMNVKEFKEHIAASVSIPSEKQRLIYQGRVLQDDKKLQEYNVGGKVIHLVERAPPQTPLPSGASSGIGSASATHGGGPPPGTRGPGASVHDRNANSYVMVGTFNLPSDGSAVDVHINMEQAPIQSEPRVRLVMAQHMIRDIQTLLSRMECRGGPQAQHSQPPPQTPAVASEPVALSSQTSEAVESEVPPREPMEAEEVEERASAQSPELTPSGPAPVGPAPAPETNAPNHPSPAEYVEVLQELQRLESRLQPFLQRYYEVLGTAATTDYNNNQEGREEDQRLINLVGESLRLLGNTFVALSDLRCNLACAPPRHLHVVRPMSHYTTPMVLQQAAIPIQINVGTTVTMTGNGTRPPPTANAEAAPPGPGQASSLAPTSTTVESSTEGAPPPGPAPPPTTSHPRVIRISHQSVEPVVMMHMNIQDSGTQPGGVPSAPTGPLGPPGHGQTLGQQVPGFPTAPTRVVIARPTPPQARPSHPGGPPVSGTLGSGLGTNASLAQMVSGLVGQLLMQPVLVAQGTPGMAPPPAPATASASAGTTNTATTAGPAPGGPAQPPPPQPSAADLQFSQLLGNLLGPAGPGAGGPGMASPTITVAMPGVPAFLQGMTDFLQAAQTAPPPPPPPPPPPPAPEQQTVPPPGSPSGGTGSPGGLGLESLSPEFFTSVVQGVLNSLLGSLGARAGSSESIAAFIQRLSGSSNIFEPGADGALGFFGALLSLLCQNFSMVDVVMLLHGHFQPLQRLQPQLRSFFHQHYLGGQEPTPGNIRTATHTLITGLEEYVRESFSLVQVQPGVDIIRTNLEFLQEQFNSIAAHVLHCTDSGFGARLLELCNQGLFECLALNLHCLGGQQMELAAVINGRIRRMSRGVNPSLVSWLTTMMGLRLQVVLEHMPVGPDAILRYVRRVGDPPQPLPEEPMEVQGSERTSPEPQRENASPAPGTTAEEAMSRGPPPAPEGGGGGGSREEQDGAAAETEPWAAAVPPEWVPIIQQDIQSQRKVKPQPPLSDAYLSGMPAKRRKLRADIQKRLQEDPNYSPQRFPNAHRAFTDDP